Below is a genomic region from Fusarium oxysporum f. sp. lycopersici 4287 chromosome 12, whole genome shotgun sequence.
TGAGCTCACCGCTGCTGCCGCAGCTGATGGCCCTTCCGTCATCTTGGTGCAGGGCAGTATCTCTGGCGCAGCCAAGGTTCAAGTTACCTCGAACAAGTCCATCATTGGGAAGACCGGTAGCTGTAGGTCAACAGTGTTTTTTCATAGGTGTAGTACTAACGGCTTTGTCTAGCCCTTACCGGCATTGGTTTGACCATCAACGGACAGAAGAACGTCATTGTCCGCAACATGAAGATCTCCAAGGTTGAAGCTGACTACGGTGATGCGATCACCATCCAGAAATCGACCAATGTCTGGGTTGATCATTGTGATCTATCTGCTGTTAGAGGCGACGATAAAGACTTCTATGATGGCTTGGTCGATCTGTCGCATGCTGCTGACTGGGTTACCATCTCTTATACCTACTTCCATGACCACGTGAGTAATCCCCATTCTTATCTAAAACTTTTAAGGAGATCTGGCTAACTGTTCATTAGTCCAAGGGATCACTCGTAGGACACTCCGATAAGAACGCAGCTGAGGACGTTGGTACCCTGCGCGTTACATACGCCAACAACCACTTCAACAACGTCAGAAGCCGAggtcctcttcttcgcttTGGCACGGCACATATCTTCAAGTACGTTTCCCAGTAGCTTCGATTTTGACTTGCCACTAAACAGCCTATAGTCAGTACTATGATACCATGGACACTGGTCTCAACAGCCGCATGGGTGCCCAGGCTCTTATCCAATCATCTGTGTTCACCAACGTTGGAAAGAAGGCTATCTTCAGCGAGTCAAGCTCTGAGGTCGGATATGTTGCTGCAGAAGACGTAGTTCTCGGCGGTGAGAGTCAAAATACTGCTCCGAAGGGAACGCTGAGCTCAAGCAAGATTCCGTATCAGTTCACACTTCTGGGATCCGGAAAGGTTGCTTCAACAGTTCCGGGACAGGCAGGTCAGAAGCTCAGCTTCTAAACGAGCTTCATGGACGAGGGAAAGATCTTTGGAGGTCACACTAGGTCTACTCCCCCATTACTTGTATAGTAATCGCTATATCTATACAAAGGC
It encodes:
- a CDS encoding pectate lyase, whose product is MRLLNILFLSGLATAAPGANLQARVAANDPCNIGYCTQNGGTTGGGSAAQVTVKTLAELTAAAAADGPSVILVQGSISGAAKVQVTSNKSIIGKTGSSLTGIGLTINGQKNVIVRNMKISKVEADYGDAITIQKSTNVWVDHCDLSAVRGDDKDFYDGLVDLSHAADWVTISYTYFHDHSKGSLVGHSDKNAAEDVGTLRVTYANNHFNNVRSRGPLLRFGTAHIFNQYYDTMDTGLNSRMGAQALIQSSVFTNVGKKAIFSESSSEVGYVAAEDVVLGGESQNTAPKGTLSSSKIPYQFTLLGSGKVASTVPGQAGQKLSF